One Brassica napus cultivar Da-Ae chromosome C2, Da-Ae, whole genome shotgun sequence DNA window includes the following coding sequences:
- the LOC106416485 gene encoding uncharacterized protein LOC106416485 isoform X2 gives MPAPFFSTPFQPYVYQSQQDTVTPFQILGGEAQVVQIMLKSEERVIAKPGSMCYMSGSVEMENTYKQQVGGLQWIFGKSVTSVVLRNTAPNDGFVGVAAHYFARILPIDLAMFGGEILCQPDAFLCSVSDVKVVNSFDPRARNIVAAGAEVFLRQRLSGQGLAFILAGGSVLEVGEVLTIDVSCIAALTPSVDVQIKYNTPLRRAVFGGDNVVMATLTGPGIVFIQSLPFHRLSQRIARSVTSPNMRENPRLMIQIALFAFLAYVVILSSLLLTEEV, from the exons ATGCCTGCACCGTTCTTCTCAACTCCATTCCAGCCATATGTCTACCAG AGTCAACAAGATACAGTCACACCTTTCCAGATTTTGGGTGGTGAAGCTCAAGTTGTTCAG ATAATGTTAAAGTCAGAGGAGAGAGTCATTGCTAAGCCAG GTTCCATGTGTTACATGTCTGGGTCTGTTGAGATGGAGAATACATATAAACAACAAGTTGGAGGCTTACAGTGGATTTTCGGTAAGAGTGTAACCAGCGTTGTTCTTCGGAATACTGCCCCAAACGATGGATTTGTGGGTGTTGCTGCACATTATTTCGCTAGGATTCTACCG ATCGATTTAGCTATGTTTGGAGGTGAGATCTTATGCCAG CCAGATGCATTCCTTTGTTCCGTCAGTGATGTGAAGGTTGTCAACTCTTTTGACCCGAGGGCAAGAAACATCGTTGCTGCTGGTGCTGAG GTATTTCTGAGACAACGCCTATCTGGACAGGGTCTTGCTTTTATCCTCGCAGGTGGCTCAG TTCTGGAGGTAGGAGAAGTTCTCACCATTGACGTGTCTTGCATCGCTGCTCTCACTCCTTCAGTCGATGTCCAAATCAAATACAACACTCCTCTCAGACGAGCAGTATTCGGG GGTGATAACGTAGTAATGGCGACACTAACGGGGCCTGGCATCGTCTTCATCCAAAGTTTACCGTTTCATCGGCTCTCTCAGCGTATTGCAAG GTCGGTGACGTCACCAAACATGAGAGAAAATCCAAGATTGATGATACAGATAGCATTATTTGCGTTCCTTGCATACGTTGTGATTCTATCTTCGCTACTCTTAACCGAAGAAGTTTGA
- the LOC106416485 gene encoding uncharacterized protein LOC106416485 isoform X1: protein MPAPFFSTPFQPYVYQSQQDTVTPFQILGGEAQVVQIMLKSEERVIAKPGSMCYMSGSVEMENTYKQQVGGLQWIFGKSVTSVVLRNTAPNDGFVGVAAHYFARILPIDLAMFGGEILCQPDAFLCSVSDVKVVNSFDPRARNIVAAGAEVFLRQRLSGQGLAFILAGGSVVQKVLEVGEVLTIDVSCIAALTPSVDVQIKYNTPLRRAVFGGDNVVMATLTGPGIVFIQSLPFHRLSQRIARSVTSPNMRENPRLMIQIALFAFLAYVVILSSLLLTEEV from the exons ATGCCTGCACCGTTCTTCTCAACTCCATTCCAGCCATATGTCTACCAG AGTCAACAAGATACAGTCACACCTTTCCAGATTTTGGGTGGTGAAGCTCAAGTTGTTCAG ATAATGTTAAAGTCAGAGGAGAGAGTCATTGCTAAGCCAG GTTCCATGTGTTACATGTCTGGGTCTGTTGAGATGGAGAATACATATAAACAACAAGTTGGAGGCTTACAGTGGATTTTCGGTAAGAGTGTAACCAGCGTTGTTCTTCGGAATACTGCCCCAAACGATGGATTTGTGGGTGTTGCTGCACATTATTTCGCTAGGATTCTACCG ATCGATTTAGCTATGTTTGGAGGTGAGATCTTATGCCAG CCAGATGCATTCCTTTGTTCCGTCAGTGATGTGAAGGTTGTCAACTCTTTTGACCCGAGGGCAAGAAACATCGTTGCTGCTGGTGCTGAG GTATTTCTGAGACAACGCCTATCTGGACAGGGTCTTGCTTTTATCCTCGCAGGTGGCTCA GTTGTACAAAAAGTTCTGGAGGTAGGAGAAGTTCTCACCATTGACGTGTCTTGCATCGCTGCTCTCACTCCTTCAGTCGATGTCCAAATCAAATACAACACTCCTCTCAGACGAGCAGTATTCGGG GGTGATAACGTAGTAATGGCGACACTAACGGGGCCTGGCATCGTCTTCATCCAAAGTTTACCGTTTCATCGGCTCTCTCAGCGTATTGCAAG GTCGGTGACGTCACCAAACATGAGAGAAAATCCAAGATTGATGATACAGATAGCATTATTTGCGTTCCTTGCATACGTTGTGATTCTATCTTCGCTACTCTTAACCGAAGAAGTTTGA